One Arthrobacter sp. Marseille-P9274 genomic region harbors:
- a CDS encoding ABC transporter permease, which translates to MGRYVAQRIGQALLVIWLAYTVIFLAVQLLPSDPVTIFLSTDSAVEQATIDNMKRQYGYDQPLLVQYFAQLGGLLTGDVGYSLASGEPVALRIGGVVGSTIALAVSAFATAVVLALAVVTVATLTRSALLRKIVLNLPPLFAAVPVFWLGLVLLELLSIRWGVMSLFPDGSFLSLAVPVFVLGVHVSAPIAQVLLKSIDTVYNQPFIDVLRAKGASASWIFFRHSLKNAGGPAMTITGITVGTLLAGSVITETVFARSGLGAVVLQAVTTQDVPLVQGLVLLTATVFVAVNLVVDLLYPLLDPRILKSNGQGSPRALAV; encoded by the coding sequence ATGGGACGCTACGTCGCGCAACGGATCGGGCAGGCGCTGCTTGTCATCTGGCTGGCCTACACCGTCATCTTCCTCGCCGTGCAACTGCTGCCCAGCGACCCGGTGACGATCTTCCTGAGCACGGACTCTGCCGTGGAACAGGCCACCATCGACAACATGAAGCGCCAGTACGGCTATGACCAGCCGCTGCTGGTGCAATACTTCGCCCAGCTGGGCGGCCTGCTGACCGGCGACGTCGGCTACTCCCTGGCATCGGGGGAGCCGGTGGCCCTGCGCATTGGCGGGGTCGTCGGTTCCACCATCGCGCTGGCCGTGTCCGCCTTCGCCACCGCCGTGGTGCTTGCCTTGGCGGTCGTGACAGTTGCCACTCTGACCCGTTCGGCACTGCTGCGGAAGATCGTGCTGAACCTGCCGCCGCTCTTCGCCGCCGTGCCCGTGTTCTGGCTCGGGCTCGTGCTGCTGGAGCTGCTGTCCATCCGCTGGGGCGTAATGTCCCTGTTCCCGGACGGGTCCTTCCTGTCCCTGGCTGTGCCGGTGTTCGTGCTCGGGGTACATGTCTCGGCCCCGATCGCCCAGGTGCTGCTCAAGAGCATCGATACCGTCTACAACCAGCCGTTTATCGACGTGCTGCGGGCCAAGGGGGCCTCGGCTTCCTGGATCTTCTTCCGCCACTCGCTGAAGAATGCGGGCGGGCCGGCGATGACCATCACTGGCATCACTGTCGGCACCCTGCTGGCCGGCTCCGTCATCACCGAGACGGTGTTCGCGCGCTCCGGCCTCGGCGCCGTGGTGCTGCAGGCGGTTACTACCCAGGATGTGCCGCTGGTGCAGGGACTGGTGCTGTTGACGGCCACCGTGTTTGTCGCCGTCAACCTCGTTGTGGACCTGCTCTACCCGCTGCTTGATCCGCGCATCCTCAAGTCCAACGGCCAGGGCTCTCCGCGGGCCCTGGCCGTCTGA
- a CDS encoding ABC transporter substrate-binding protein produces MATKDKNEPRSPRRFRRARAAALLTASALLLTACGGNSGGGAEPAANSSEPVQGGTLVFAEVTPINNFQTQSARFYEKANVLNSVLDRLTYFDAESGKLVPWIASKFSGNADNTEFTFDIRPDVTFSDGTPLDAEAVKANLDVLGKGLEKAQIQPNVDFSAYESTEVVDEDTVKVELKSADANFLRATSSVAAGLVSPKTLELDNAGQSDIAKISGSGPFVFESEKPDEEIVLAKRADYAWAPETAKNQGAAYLDKVVVKYLPEVAHRAGAVQSGQVDLVRGLQPADEAAVTAGGNQVLPARGIDLTANMAAVRIGSGKLADEKVRQALQVGIDRQALKDTVLSDSYEIAGSILNHRAPGFVDLSADLAYDPEKAKSLLDEAGWVAGSDGIREKDGKKLEVTVTSSNNSVVIKPAFELIEQQWREIGVKLVNRAADNTFLATALQDPKVEFFGTRQFAYGGLGPVFGPETNTQTLNADKDLNELFAAERAAADEAEHGELVAEEQRALVLDKALALVLWDEVQVYGAHSGTQVEFTSGTAPVFQGAWKTAG; encoded by the coding sequence ATGGCCACCAAAGACAAGAACGAGCCGCGCTCGCCCCGCCGCTTCCGCCGGGCCCGGGCTGCCGCCCTACTGACCGCCTCTGCCCTGTTGCTGACTGCATGCGGCGGCAACTCCGGCGGCGGCGCGGAGCCTGCCGCCAACAGCAGCGAGCCGGTCCAGGGCGGGACCTTGGTCTTCGCCGAAGTCACCCCCATCAATAACTTCCAGACGCAGTCGGCGCGCTTCTACGAGAAAGCCAACGTGCTCAACAGCGTGCTCGACAGGCTGACGTATTTCGACGCCGAATCGGGCAAGCTCGTGCCTTGGATCGCCTCCAAGTTCAGCGGCAACGCGGACAACACGGAGTTCACCTTCGACATCCGCCCGGACGTGACTTTCAGCGACGGCACTCCGCTGGACGCCGAGGCCGTCAAGGCCAACCTTGACGTACTAGGCAAGGGGCTGGAGAAGGCCCAGATCCAGCCGAACGTGGACTTTTCCGCCTACGAGTCCACGGAAGTCGTGGATGAAGACACCGTGAAGGTGGAGCTGAAGAGCGCGGACGCGAACTTCCTGCGCGCGACCTCATCCGTAGCCGCGGGACTGGTCTCGCCCAAGACCTTGGAACTGGACAACGCCGGCCAATCGGACATCGCCAAGATTTCCGGCTCCGGCCCGTTCGTCTTCGAGTCGGAGAAGCCTGACGAGGAGATCGTGCTGGCCAAGCGCGCCGACTATGCCTGGGCGCCGGAGACCGCAAAGAACCAGGGTGCTGCCTATCTGGACAAGGTCGTGGTGAAGTACCTGCCCGAGGTTGCGCACCGCGCGGGCGCAGTGCAGAGCGGGCAGGTGGACCTGGTCCGCGGCCTGCAACCTGCGGATGAGGCTGCCGTGACGGCCGGCGGCAACCAGGTGCTGCCTGCCAGAGGCATTGACCTGACCGCGAACATGGCGGCCGTGCGCATCGGCAGCGGCAAGCTGGCCGATGAGAAGGTCCGGCAGGCGCTGCAGGTCGGCATCGACCGGCAGGCGCTGAAGGACACGGTCCTGTCGGACAGCTACGAGATCGCCGGCTCCATCCTCAACCACCGGGCCCCGGGGTTCGTGGACCTCTCGGCGGATCTGGCCTATGACCCCGAGAAGGCCAAGTCGCTTCTGGATGAGGCCGGGTGGGTTGCCGGTTCCGACGGGATCCGCGAAAAGGACGGCAAGAAGCTGGAGGTCACGGTCACGTCCTCGAACAACTCCGTCGTGATCAAGCCGGCCTTCGAGTTGATCGAACAGCAGTGGCGCGAGATCGGCGTCAAGCTCGTCAACCGGGCTGCCGACAACACCTTCCTGGCCACCGCGCTGCAGGATCCCAAGGTGGAGTTCTTCGGTACCCGCCAGTTCGCCTACGGCGGCCTCGGCCCGGTCTTCGGCCCCGAGACCAATACCCAGACGCTGAACGCGGACAAGGACCTCAACGAGCTGTTCGCCGCCGAGCGCGCCGCCGCCGACGAGGCTGAGCATGGGGAACTCGTCGCCGAGGAACAGCGCGCCCTGGTCCTGGACAAGGCCCTGGCCCTGGTTCTCTGGGACGAAGTCCAGGTGTACGGCGCCCACTCCGGCACGCAGGTCGAGTTCACCTCCGGTACCGCGCCCGTCTTCCAGGGCGCTTGGAAGACCGCGGGATAA
- a CDS encoding NtaA/DmoA family FMN-dependent monooxygenase (This protein belongs to a clade of FMN-dependent monooxygenases, within a broader family of flavin-dependent oxidoreductases, the luciferase-like monooxygenase (LMM) family, some of whose members use coenzyme F420 rather than FMN.) translates to MTNSAERPRLLLSAFLMNTSSHILGGQWRHPEAQQHRFHELSLWTDLARQLEDAKFDAMFFADVVGLYGDHEGGWASMVRKGMQIPAHDPLVLCSALAASTRDIGLAMTSSVIQSDPFQLARQLSTLDHLTDGRVAWNIVTSVLENSHRNFGADGLTAHDDRYDWADEYVEAAYKLWEGSWADDAVLADKERGIYADPAKVSKIHHRGARYSIEGPHLATPSPQRTPFLFQAGSSARGRSFAAAHAEATFLFAPHTEYVRKQAASIRALEAESGRAPGDVKIFAGLSFVVGSTEAEVKRKEAEYDEYLDLHAIIAHIGGGIGVDLGGLPLDTPLGELSTEGARGVLEAAIASVPGGKPTVGDLARYRAKAQQIAGTPEQIVDELERWQDAGIDGVNVMNQILPGSYADFIDGVLPELRKRGLAQAEYRPGTLREKVFGRGPRLESTHPAARFRGAFEAHSAAATERVPAHDGSQSP, encoded by the coding sequence ATGACCAATTCCGCAGAACGCCCAAGGCTGCTGCTCAGCGCCTTCTTGATGAACACGTCCAGCCACATCCTGGGAGGACAGTGGCGCCATCCGGAGGCGCAGCAGCACCGTTTCCACGAGCTGTCGCTCTGGACCGACTTGGCCCGCCAGCTGGAGGACGCCAAGTTTGACGCCATGTTCTTCGCCGACGTCGTCGGACTCTACGGAGACCATGAGGGCGGATGGGCCTCCATGGTGCGCAAGGGCATGCAGATCCCGGCCCACGACCCGCTGGTGCTCTGCTCGGCGCTGGCGGCCTCGACCCGGGACATCGGCCTTGCCATGACCAGCTCAGTCATCCAGTCCGACCCGTTCCAGCTGGCCCGCCAGCTCTCCACCCTGGACCACCTCACGGACGGCAGGGTGGCATGGAACATCGTCACGAGCGTGCTGGAGAATTCGCACCGCAATTTCGGCGCGGATGGGCTGACTGCCCACGATGACCGCTACGACTGGGCCGACGAATACGTCGAAGCAGCCTACAAGCTCTGGGAAGGCTCCTGGGCGGATGACGCGGTGCTCGCCGACAAAGAGCGCGGCATCTACGCAGACCCCGCCAAGGTCAGCAAGATCCACCACCGAGGTGCCCGCTACTCGATCGAAGGGCCGCATCTGGCCACGCCCAGTCCTCAGCGGACCCCGTTCCTGTTCCAGGCCGGCAGCTCTGCGCGCGGCAGGAGCTTTGCCGCGGCCCACGCAGAGGCCACGTTCTTGTTCGCCCCGCACACCGAGTACGTGCGCAAACAGGCCGCCTCCATCCGTGCCCTCGAAGCGGAGTCCGGCCGGGCGCCGGGGGACGTGAAGATCTTCGCCGGACTGTCTTTCGTCGTCGGCAGCACCGAGGCCGAGGTGAAGCGCAAGGAAGCCGAGTACGACGAGTACCTGGACCTGCACGCGATCATCGCCCACATCGGCGGTGGAATCGGGGTGGACCTCGGCGGCCTACCGCTGGACACGCCGCTCGGAGAGCTCTCCACGGAAGGTGCCCGCGGGGTGCTTGAGGCCGCGATTGCATCGGTGCCGGGCGGCAAGCCGACCGTCGGTGACCTGGCCCGTTACCGCGCTAAGGCGCAGCAGATCGCCGGCACACCGGAGCAGATTGTGGACGAGTTGGAACGCTGGCAGGACGCGGGCATCGACGGCGTCAACGTCATGAACCAGATCCTGCCCGGTTCCTACGCGGACTTCATTGATGGCGTGCTGCCCGAGCTGCGCAAGCGTGGGCTGGCGCAGGCCGAGTACCGTCCGGGAACGCTGCGGGAGAAGGTTTTCGGCCGCGGACCCCGCCTGGAATCCACACATCCGGCAGCCCGTTTCCGCGGGGCATTCGAAGCTCACTCGGCTGCTGCCACGGAACGGGTTCCCGCGCACGACGGCAGTCAATCACCGTAA
- a CDS encoding cobalamin-independent methionine synthase II family protein, giving the protein MSLNTDHIRVTHAGSLPRTPELIAANEAKEAGGITEEFRRLLADSVADVVERQKNLGIDIPNDGEYGHTMSSSVDYGAWWNYSFARLGGLEATDVDRWADTQVHRSSPGNIVLTTFTDRRDRVKFNDAYTDPSAGILAHRKSVKQPKIAGPLTYTGQDLVASDVENLKKGLAAAGLEEGFVAALSPGSCARIANDYYKTDEELVYACADAMREEYKAIIDAGLTVQLDDPSLAESWDQINPEPALEDYLKFIQCRVEATNWALRDLPAEQIRLHVCWGSWHGPHTTDIPFADIIGSVLQINAGAYSFEAANVRHEHEWRVWEDTKLPEGKSIIPGVVSHATNVVEHPELVADRIERFARLVGRESVIASTDCGLGGRVHPQIAVAKLEALGEGARIATRRLWG; this is encoded by the coding sequence ATGTCCCTGAACACCGACCACATCCGCGTCACCCATGCCGGTTCCCTGCCCAGAACGCCGGAACTGATCGCGGCCAACGAGGCGAAGGAAGCCGGCGGCATCACCGAGGAATTCCGCCGCCTGCTCGCCGACTCGGTGGCCGACGTCGTCGAACGCCAGAAGAACCTCGGGATCGATATCCCTAACGACGGCGAGTACGGGCACACGATGTCCTCGTCCGTCGATTACGGGGCCTGGTGGAACTACTCGTTCGCCCGGCTCGGCGGCCTCGAGGCCACCGACGTGGACCGCTGGGCGGACACCCAGGTCCACCGCTCGTCGCCCGGCAACATCGTGCTGACCACGTTCACGGACCGGCGCGACCGGGTGAAGTTCAACGACGCCTACACCGACCCGTCCGCCGGGATCCTGGCGCACCGGAAGTCCGTCAAGCAGCCAAAGATCGCGGGGCCGCTAACGTACACCGGACAGGATCTCGTGGCCTCGGACGTGGAGAACCTGAAGAAGGGGCTGGCCGCGGCAGGGCTTGAAGAGGGGTTCGTGGCGGCGCTCTCCCCCGGCTCGTGCGCGCGGATCGCGAACGACTATTACAAGACGGACGAGGAGCTGGTCTACGCCTGCGCCGACGCGATGCGCGAGGAGTACAAGGCGATCATCGACGCCGGCCTGACCGTCCAGCTCGACGACCCCTCGCTCGCCGAGAGCTGGGACCAGATCAACCCGGAGCCGGCACTGGAGGACTACCTGAAGTTCATCCAGTGCCGGGTCGAGGCCACCAACTGGGCGCTGCGGGACCTGCCGGCGGAGCAGATCCGGCTGCACGTGTGCTGGGGCTCCTGGCACGGCCCGCACACCACGGACATCCCGTTCGCGGACATCATCGGCTCCGTCCTGCAGATCAACGCCGGCGCCTACTCCTTCGAGGCGGCCAACGTCCGGCACGAGCATGAGTGGCGGGTCTGGGAAGACACCAAGCTGCCCGAGGGCAAGTCGATCATTCCGGGCGTGGTCTCGCATGCGACGAACGTGGTGGAGCATCCGGAGCTGGTGGCGGACCGGATCGAGCGCTTCGCCAGGCTGGTGGGGCGCGAGTCCGTCATCGCGTCGACCGACTGCGGGCTGGGCGGGCGGGTGCACCCGCAGATCGCCGTCGCCAAGCTCGAAGCGCTCGGTGAAGGCGCGCGGATCGCCACCCGCCGGCTCTGGGGCTGA
- a CDS encoding ABC transporter permease, whose protein sequence is MTLHLENPAGASSAQITTAPAPARRRPSARTGLWLTALPLILVLGWALFPGLFTTADPIAGVGAEKFLAPSAQHWFGTDHLGRDIYARVVHGTSQTLLTAGLAVLIGLVAGTVIGLVAATAGRAADAATMRLVDVLLAVPGFLISLIIVTAFEPGPVSLGVGVGIASIASFARVVRSEVLRVRNLDFVEAAFLSGGTYRSVVLRHILPNATGPVLSLLAVDLGAAILAISGLGFLGFGAPPPTPEWGLLISEGRQYLGSAWWMTSLPGLVIVAAVVLLAGFGRQLLKIFRF, encoded by the coding sequence ATGACTCTGCACCTTGAAAACCCTGCTGGGGCATCCTCCGCACAGATCACGACTGCGCCGGCGCCCGCCCGCCGTCGTCCCTCGGCCCGGACCGGGCTGTGGCTGACCGCCCTGCCGCTGATCCTGGTGCTCGGCTGGGCACTGTTTCCCGGCCTGTTCACTACGGCCGACCCGATCGCCGGAGTGGGCGCGGAGAAGTTCCTGGCGCCCAGCGCACAGCATTGGTTCGGCACGGACCACCTCGGGCGGGATATCTACGCCCGGGTCGTCCACGGGACTTCGCAGACCCTGCTCACAGCCGGACTCGCCGTGCTGATCGGACTGGTCGCCGGAACGGTCATCGGCCTCGTCGCCGCGACCGCCGGGCGTGCCGCCGACGCGGCGACCATGCGCCTTGTCGACGTCTTGCTGGCCGTCCCGGGCTTCCTGATTTCGCTGATCATCGTCACGGCATTCGAACCGGGCCCGGTCTCGCTGGGGGTCGGCGTGGGGATTGCCTCCATCGCCTCTTTCGCCCGGGTAGTCCGCTCCGAAGTGCTGCGGGTGCGCAACCTGGACTTCGTCGAGGCCGCCTTCCTCAGCGGCGGCACCTACCGGTCCGTGGTCCTGCGTCACATCCTGCCCAACGCCACCGGGCCGGTCCTGTCGCTGCTGGCCGTGGACCTGGGCGCCGCCATCCTGGCGATCTCCGGGCTCGGCTTTCTCGGCTTCGGGGCCCCGCCGCCGACACCTGAGTGGGGTCTGCTGATTTCCGAAGGCCGCCAGTACCTGGGCAGTGCATGGTGGATGACCAGCCTGCCCGGCCTGGTCATCGTTGCCGCTGTCGTGCTGCTGGCCGGGTTCGGCCGCCAACTGCTGAAGATCTTCAGGTTCTAG
- a CDS encoding ABC transporter ATP-binding protein, with protein sequence MSVINADPAAPPAQPQTAPLLAISGLKVEYQSGTAAVDGVDLALRAGEIVALVGESGSGKTTLARSVLGLLPATARIRGSIDFDGTDLASLSEKEFRRIRGRRIGLVPQDPGTSLDPVRTIGSQVAEVFRLHRDGRRRSRSELRAEVIRLLTLVGIDRPEERLRQYPHELSGGLKQRVLIAIAFSLQPQVLIADEPTSALDVTVQRTVLEVFDRLAKEYGTAVIFVTHDLAVATDHADRIVVMRAGTVREDRGVERILNRPEDEYTVRLLEEAAPGRAASPAAAATESVGGPFALEARGLVKVFERGGAHRAVDAVSFGVRPGTTFSLVGESGSGKSTTARMLMRLLDPTEGSVLVHGRDMTGLDGRGKRELWRTLQLVYQNPDSALDPRLRIRDIISEPMVNFDLGSRTDQRARVAELLEQVNLPVRAASARPMELSGGQRQRVAIARALAAGARTLVLDEALSALDVLTQAQILALLEELQRELGLTYLFISHDLHVVERISHEVGVMRRGRLVETGPTARIFGDPQHEYTRLLLDSNPGHRLRTLAASTN encoded by the coding sequence GTGAGCGTAATCAATGCCGACCCCGCCGCGCCGCCGGCCCAGCCGCAGACCGCCCCCTTGCTGGCCATCAGCGGGCTGAAGGTCGAATACCAGTCGGGGACCGCCGCCGTCGACGGAGTGGACCTTGCCCTGCGGGCAGGGGAAATCGTTGCGCTGGTCGGTGAATCCGGCTCCGGCAAGACCACTCTGGCCCGCTCTGTCCTCGGCCTGCTGCCGGCGACGGCCCGGATCAGAGGGAGCATCGACTTCGACGGCACCGACTTGGCGTCCCTGTCCGAGAAGGAGTTCCGGCGGATCCGCGGGCGGCGCATCGGCCTGGTCCCGCAGGATCCAGGCACTTCCCTGGACCCGGTCAGGACCATAGGCTCGCAGGTGGCCGAGGTGTTCCGGTTGCACCGCGACGGGCGGCGCCGCAGCCGCAGCGAACTCCGCGCCGAGGTGATCCGCCTGCTCACCTTGGTCGGCATCGACCGGCCGGAGGAAAGGCTGCGGCAGTACCCGCATGAACTTTCCGGCGGACTCAAGCAGCGCGTGCTTATCGCCATCGCCTTCAGCCTGCAACCCCAGGTGCTGATCGCCGACGAGCCCACCTCCGCGTTGGACGTCACAGTCCAGCGCACCGTGCTTGAAGTCTTCGACCGCCTGGCCAAGGAATATGGCACCGCGGTCATCTTCGTCACCCACGATCTGGCCGTGGCCACCGACCACGCGGACCGTATCGTCGTGATGCGGGCCGGGACCGTCCGTGAAGACCGGGGCGTGGAGCGGATCCTGAACCGGCCGGAGGACGAGTACACCGTCAGGCTGCTCGAGGAGGCTGCCCCGGGACGGGCCGCATCCCCGGCAGCCGCTGCCACAGAATCCGTTGGCGGTCCCTTCGCTTTGGAGGCGCGAGGGCTGGTCAAAGTCTTCGAACGCGGCGGCGCCCATCGGGCTGTGGACGCTGTCTCCTTCGGCGTTCGTCCGGGCACTACGTTCTCGCTGGTGGGTGAGTCCGGCTCCGGGAAGTCGACCACCGCCCGCATGCTCATGCGGTTGCTCGATCCGACAGAAGGTTCGGTCCTGGTGCATGGTCGGGACATGACCGGTCTGGACGGGCGTGGCAAGCGCGAGCTGTGGCGGACGCTGCAGTTGGTCTACCAGAATCCCGACTCTGCCCTGGATCCGAGGCTGCGCATCCGCGACATCATCAGCGAGCCCATGGTGAACTTCGACCTCGGCAGCAGGACGGACCAGCGGGCGCGGGTCGCCGAACTGCTGGAACAGGTCAACCTCCCTGTGCGGGCGGCCTCCGCCCGGCCGATGGAGCTCTCCGGCGGGCAGCGCCAGCGCGTCGCGATCGCCCGTGCCCTGGCCGCCGGAGCCAGGACGCTGGTGCTCGACGAAGCCTTGTCCGCCCTGGACGTGCTGACCCAGGCGCAGATCCTGGCCCTGCTCGAGGAGCTGCAGCGTGAACTCGGGCTGACCTACCTCTTCATCTCGCATGACCTGCACGTCGTGGAACGGATCTCGCACGAAGTCGGAGTCATGCGCCGCGGCCGTCTCGTGGAAACCGGACCAACAGCCCGCATCTTCGGCGACCCGCAGCACGAGTACACCCGCCTGCTGCTCGACTCGAACCCCGGCCACCGGCTGCGGACCCTCGCCGCCTCAACGAATTAA
- a CDS encoding ABC transporter ATP-binding protein codes for MTALASSARPSAAASSQARRPDLSSALPVSFRRLRRTFGTGGSAHTVLRDIDFEVERGEVLAILGPSGCGKSTLLRATAGLDAPSAGTVNIGTTPVRGIDPRCAFAFQEPRLLPWHTLQANVAIGLPKSASAKDGRAKVGRLLELVGLDKFAKHRPREVSGGMAQRASLARALARNPGVLLLDEPFGALDALTRIKMQDLLLDIHAAEPTTVLLVTHDVDEALQLADRIVVLGKETGREGDGATIVRTVVVPGERPRDRGSAELARMRSSLLESLGVEGH; via the coding sequence ATGACTGCTTTGGCATCTTCTGCCCGCCCCTCGGCCGCCGCATCCTCGCAGGCACGCCGCCCCGACCTGTCCTCCGCCCTGCCGGTCTCCTTCCGCAGGCTGCGCCGCACCTTCGGCACCGGTGGATCGGCGCACACCGTCCTGCGCGACATCGATTTCGAGGTGGAGCGCGGCGAGGTCCTGGCCATCCTCGGCCCGAGCGGCTGCGGCAAGTCCACCCTGCTGCGCGCCACCGCGGGTCTGGACGCCCCGAGTGCCGGCACCGTCAACATAGGTACGACGCCGGTCCGAGGCATCGATCCGCGCTGCGCCTTTGCGTTCCAGGAGCCGAGGCTGCTCCCCTGGCACACACTGCAGGCCAACGTGGCCATCGGCCTGCCGAAGTCCGCGAGCGCCAAGGACGGCAGGGCCAAGGTCGGGCGGCTGCTGGAGCTGGTGGGCCTGGACAAGTTCGCCAAGCACCGGCCGCGGGAGGTCTCCGGCGGCATGGCCCAGCGCGCCTCGCTGGCCCGGGCGCTGGCCCGCAACCCCGGCGTGCTGCTGCTGGATGAGCCGTTCGGCGCGCTGGACGCCCTGACGCGGATCAAGATGCAGGACCTGCTGCTCGATATCCACGCCGCCGAACCGACCACGGTCCTGCTGGTGACGCATGATGTCGACGAGGCGCTCCAGCTGGCAGACCGGATCGTCGTCCTCGGCAAGGAAACCGGACGCGAAGGCGACGGCGCCACGATCGTGCGCACCGTCGTCGTACCCGGCGAACGCCCGCGCGACCGCGGCTCCGCCGAGCTGGCGCGAATGCGCAGCTCCCTGCTGGAAAGCCTAGGCGTCGAGGGCCATTAG
- a CDS encoding acyl-CoA dehydrogenase family protein, with the protein MSITATEPSTATGEARYAALAERFRPVFDRIAAGTLEREQQRILPFEQVTWLKEAGFTILRLPAEFGGDPVSHEHLFRLLIELSEADSNVSHLLRSHFSFVETIALQPRAFQERWFPRVAAGEIFGNAATERGGNALGTTATKLREEDGRWLLKGEKYYTTGSIFADWVVVMASTEGVEGRQYALVRTDAAGVQVLDDWDGFGQPLTGTGTAVFDDVEVAAEDIIARKVSSTLESAFFQLCLLAVLVGIGRAALRDASELVRNRTRTFNTGQGQLFREDPLIQEHVGLLAAKVYAAEAVVSSAARDLDAAVDPQLGLDTEAAYLRAELAVQKAHVTVPGLVLAATGELFDVTGASATSRGKSLDRHWRNARTVATHNPVAFKARSVGDYHVNGTIPTGLNSIGDAPAGDRRDGGAA; encoded by the coding sequence ATGAGCATCACCGCCACAGAACCGAGCACCGCAACAGGGGAGGCCCGCTACGCCGCCCTGGCCGAGCGCTTCCGACCCGTCTTTGACCGCATCGCCGCCGGAACCCTCGAGCGCGAACAGCAGCGCATCCTGCCCTTCGAACAGGTCACCTGGCTGAAGGAGGCCGGCTTCACGATCCTGCGGCTGCCGGCCGAATTCGGCGGCGACCCGGTCAGCCACGAGCACCTGTTTCGGCTGCTCATCGAGCTTTCCGAGGCCGACTCCAATGTCAGCCACCTGCTGCGCTCGCACTTTTCCTTCGTGGAGACCATCGCCCTGCAGCCTCGCGCGTTCCAGGAACGCTGGTTCCCCCGGGTGGCCGCCGGGGAGATCTTCGGCAACGCGGCAACCGAGCGCGGCGGCAACGCCTTGGGCACCACTGCAACGAAGCTCCGCGAGGAGGACGGCCGCTGGCTGCTCAAGGGGGAGAAGTACTACACCACCGGCTCCATCTTCGCCGACTGGGTGGTGGTCATGGCCAGCACCGAGGGCGTCGAGGGCCGCCAGTACGCGCTGGTTAGGACTGATGCCGCAGGCGTGCAGGTCCTCGATGACTGGGACGGCTTCGGCCAGCCGCTGACCGGCACCGGCACGGCCGTGTTCGACGACGTCGAGGTGGCCGCCGAGGACATCATCGCCCGCAAGGTCTCCAGCACGCTGGAATCGGCGTTCTTCCAGCTCTGCCTGCTGGCCGTGCTGGTCGGCATCGGCCGGGCGGCCCTGCGTGACGCCTCTGAGTTGGTTCGGAACCGCACCCGTACCTTCAACACCGGCCAAGGCCAGCTCTTCCGGGAAGATCCCTTGATCCAGGAGCATGTGGGACTCCTCGCGGCCAAGGTCTACGCGGCCGAAGCCGTGGTCAGTTCCGCGGCGCGGGACCTCGACGCGGCGGTCGACCCGCAGCTCGGCCTGGATACTGAGGCGGCCTACCTTCGCGCCGAGCTCGCCGTGCAGAAGGCGCACGTGACGGTGCCGGGCCTGGTGCTCGCTGCCACCGGGGAGCTCTTCGACGTCACCGGCGCCTCCGCGACCAGCCGCGGCAAGTCGCTGGACCGGCATTGGCGTAACGCCCGCACTGTGGCCACCCACAACCCGGTGGCGTTCAAGGCACGCTCCGTCGGTGACTACCACGTCAACGGCACCATCCCCACCGGCCTGAACAGCATCGGCGATGCACCCGCGGGCGACCGGCGCGACGGCGGGGCAGCCTGA
- a CDS encoding CoA-binding protein, which translates to MGHVNDPEVIKRLLTTPARWAVVGLSNNPRRVALGVSRYMLDQRGMDIIPVNLKGEDVHGRQGYRKLADIPGGIDVVNCFVNSQKVGPVVDQAIEAGAKAVWLQLGVIDEAAAERAKAAGLDVVMDTCPIIEAPALGL; encoded by the coding sequence ATGGGCCACGTCAACGATCCGGAAGTCATCAAGCGGCTGCTCACCACGCCCGCCCGGTGGGCCGTCGTCGGCCTTTCCAACAACCCGCGCCGGGTGGCACTGGGCGTCTCCCGGTACATGCTGGACCAGCGCGGCATGGACATCATCCCCGTCAACCTCAAGGGCGAAGACGTGCACGGGCGGCAGGGGTACCGGAAGCTCGCCGACATCCCCGGCGGCATCGACGTGGTCAACTGCTTCGTCAACTCCCAGAAGGTCGGTCCCGTCGTGGACCAAGCCATCGAAGCCGGCGCCAAGGCCGTCTGGCTGCAGCTCGGCGTCATCGACGAGGCCGCCGCGGAACGCGCCAAAGCCGCCGGCCTCGACGTCGTCATGGACACCTGTCCCATAATCGAAGCCCCGGCCCTCGGGCTCTAG